A genomic segment from Modestobacter roseus encodes:
- a CDS encoding zinc-binding dehydrogenase translates to MLAAFVSTPAPDDPLSVLEVGDRPEPEVPEDWTTVEVKAASLNHHDLFSLRGVGLPAERMPMVLGCDAAGVDADGNEVVVHAVISSPDWTGDETMDPKRSLLSERYQGTLAERVAVPRRNVVPKPAELSFAEAACLPTAWLTAYRMLFVRSGLRPGQTVLVQGASGGVSTALVRLGSAAGYRMWVTGRSEEKRAAALALGADQAFESGARLPERVDGVMETVGEATWSHSIKSLKPGGVVVVCGATTGFNPGAELNRVFFTQLSVVGSTMGSREELDDLIQMCRVTGVRPQIDVELPLSEAREGFARMLEGRTNGKIVFTI, encoded by the coding sequence ATGCTCGCTGCCTTCGTCTCCACGCCCGCTCCGGACGACCCGCTCTCGGTGCTGGAGGTCGGTGACCGGCCCGAGCCGGAGGTACCCGAGGACTGGACGACGGTCGAGGTGAAGGCCGCCTCGCTGAACCACCACGACCTGTTCAGCCTGCGCGGTGTGGGGCTGCCGGCCGAGCGGATGCCGATGGTGCTCGGCTGCGACGCCGCGGGGGTGGACGCCGACGGCAACGAGGTCGTCGTCCACGCGGTCATCTCCTCCCCCGACTGGACCGGCGACGAGACGATGGACCCCAAGCGCTCGCTGCTCTCCGAGCGGTACCAGGGCACGCTGGCCGAACGGGTGGCGGTGCCGCGCCGCAACGTCGTCCCGAAGCCGGCCGAGCTCTCCTTCGCCGAGGCAGCCTGCCTGCCGACGGCGTGGCTGACCGCCTACCGGATGCTGTTCGTCCGCTCCGGGTTGCGGCCCGGTCAGACGGTGCTGGTGCAGGGCGCGAGCGGCGGGGTGTCCACCGCGTTGGTCCGGCTCGGGTCGGCCGCCGGCTACCGGATGTGGGTGACCGGGCGCAGCGAGGAGAAGCGCGCCGCGGCGCTGGCCCTGGGCGCGGACCAGGCGTTCGAGTCCGGGGCGCGGCTGCCCGAGCGGGTGGACGGCGTGATGGAGACCGTGGGCGAGGCGACCTGGAGCCACAGCATCAAGTCGCTGAAGCCCGGCGGCGTGGTCGTCGTCTGCGGGGCCACCACCGGGTTCAACCCGGGCGCCGAGCTGAACCGGGTGTTCTTCACCCAGCTGTCGGTGGTCGGCTCCACGATGGGCAGCCGCGAGGAGCTCGACGACCTGATCCAGATGTGCCGGGTCACCGGGGTGCGCCCGCAGATCGACGTCGAGCTGCCGCTGTCCGAGGCCCGGGAGGGCTTCGCGCGG
- the selD gene encoding selenide, water dikinase SelD, which yields MTATAIRLTQFAHGGGCACKIPPGELEAVVAGLTATGPVDPAAQLVVGLDDGDDAAVVRLPGGQGLVLTTDFFTPVVDDAYDFGRIAAANALSDVYAMGGTPVVAVNLLGWPRDVLPAELAAEVLRGGLEIAHQAGCHVGGGHSIDDPEPKYGMAVSGLVDLDRIITNAGAVAGTPLSLTKPLGVGVLNNRMKATGEVSAEALAAMTTLNAEASRAAVAAGIRAGTDVTGFGLLGHLYKMARASGVTAVVDAAAVPYLTGAREALAAGYVSGGTRRNLDWVRPHTDLSAVGEEEALLLADAQTSGGLLLGGEVLGAPVIGEFVEQQEFAVVVR from the coding sequence ATGACCGCCACTGCGATCCGGCTCACCCAGTTCGCCCACGGAGGCGGCTGCGCCTGCAAGATCCCGCCCGGCGAGCTCGAGGCCGTCGTGGCCGGCCTCACCGCCACCGGCCCGGTCGACCCCGCCGCGCAGCTCGTCGTCGGGCTGGACGACGGCGACGACGCCGCCGTCGTCCGCCTCCCGGGAGGCCAGGGCCTGGTGCTCACCACCGACTTCTTCACCCCGGTGGTCGACGACGCCTACGACTTCGGCCGGATCGCCGCGGCCAACGCCCTCTCCGACGTCTACGCCATGGGCGGCACCCCGGTCGTGGCGGTCAACCTGCTCGGCTGGCCCCGCGACGTGCTCCCCGCGGAGCTGGCCGCCGAGGTGCTGCGCGGCGGCCTGGAGATCGCCCACCAGGCCGGCTGCCACGTCGGGGGCGGGCACTCCATCGACGACCCGGAGCCCAAGTACGGCATGGCCGTCAGCGGGCTGGTCGACCTCGACCGGATCATCACCAACGCCGGCGCGGTCGCCGGCACGCCGCTGTCGCTGACCAAGCCGCTGGGCGTCGGCGTGCTGAACAACCGGATGAAGGCCACCGGGGAGGTGTCCGCGGAGGCGCTCGCCGCGATGACCACGCTCAACGCCGAGGCCTCCCGCGCCGCCGTCGCCGCCGGGATCCGCGCCGGCACCGACGTCACCGGGTTCGGCCTGCTCGGCCACCTGTACAAGATGGCGCGGGCCAGCGGGGTGACCGCGGTGGTCGACGCCGCCGCCGTCCCCTACCTGACCGGCGCGCGCGAGGCGCTCGCCGCGGGCTACGTCTCCGGCGGCACCCGGCGGAACCTCGACTGGGTGCGCCCGCACACCGACCTGTCCGCCGTCGGCGAGGAGGAGGCGCTGCTGCTGGCCGACGCGCAGACCTCCGGCGGGCTGCTGCTCGGCGGTGAGGTGCTCGGCGCACCGGTGATCGGGGAGTTCGTGGAGCAGCAGGAGTTCGCCGTCGTCGTGCGGTGA
- a CDS encoding LacI family DNA-binding transcriptional regulator, translating to MAATLHDVARLAGVSFKTVSNVVNDYPHVRPSTRQRVQAAIEQLGYQPNLSARSLRSGRSDAISLAVPELRLPYFAELADEVIRAAERRGLVVLIEQTNRDRRREVDLLSSNRLRMVDGLLFSPLGMGEEDASLLEIGVPLVLLGERLFHPAVDHVLIQNVEAARGATRYLMDRGRRRIAVVGYHPGEVIGSAGLRFRGYREALEEAGIALDERLLGVAELWHRHQGAEAAQQLLDSGAEFDAVFAFNDTLALGAMHALLAAGRRVPEDVAVVGFDNTDEGQYSQPTLTTIDPGRGVIADRAVDALTRRIADRALPVQHVEVGWSLVEREST from the coding sequence GTGGCCGCCACGCTGCACGACGTGGCCCGGCTGGCGGGGGTCTCCTTCAAGACCGTGAGCAACGTGGTCAACGACTACCCGCACGTCCGCCCGAGCACCCGGCAACGGGTCCAGGCGGCGATCGAGCAGCTCGGGTACCAGCCCAACCTGTCCGCCCGCAGCCTGCGCTCCGGGCGCAGCGACGCGATCAGCCTGGCGGTGCCCGAGCTGCGCCTGCCCTACTTCGCCGAGCTGGCCGACGAGGTGATCCGCGCGGCGGAGCGGCGCGGGCTGGTGGTGCTCATCGAGCAGACCAACCGCGACCGGCGCCGCGAGGTCGACCTGCTGTCCAGCAACCGGCTCCGGATGGTCGACGGGCTGCTGTTCAGCCCGCTCGGGATGGGCGAGGAGGACGCCTCGCTGCTGGAGATCGGCGTCCCGCTGGTGCTGCTCGGGGAGCGGTTGTTCCACCCCGCGGTCGATCACGTGCTGATCCAGAACGTCGAGGCCGCCCGGGGCGCGACGCGTTACCTGATGGACCGGGGCCGCCGGCGCATCGCGGTGGTCGGCTACCACCCCGGTGAGGTCATCGGCTCGGCCGGCCTGCGTTTCCGCGGCTACCGGGAGGCGCTGGAGGAGGCGGGCATCGCCCTGGACGAGCGCCTGCTCGGCGTCGCCGAGCTCTGGCACCGGCACCAGGGGGCCGAGGCCGCGCAGCAGCTGCTGGACTCCGGGGCGGAGTTCGACGCCGTCTTCGCCTTCAACGACACCCTGGCCCTGGGGGCCATGCACGCCCTGCTCGCCGCCGGGCGACGGGTGCCGGAGGACGTCGCCGTCGTCGGCTTCGACAACACCGACGAGGGGCAGTACTCGCAGCCCACGCTGACCACGATCGACCCGGGGCGCGGCGTGATCGCCGACCGTGCGGTCGACGCCCTCACCCGGCGGATCGCCGACCGCGCCCTGCCGGTGCAGCACGTCGAGGTCGGCTGGTCCCTGGTGGAGCGGGAGTCCACGTGA